A region from the Solibacillus sp. FSL H8-0523 genome encodes:
- a CDS encoding YheC/YheD family protein translates to MTTIGMLHHRKNPDTVLKSYAFAAVAKAEGLDFFYFTPRAVNFTTRTIQAKVLENGVWQEKNVSFPDVIYNAGSPEKLAISRNIIKQLRSEIPFTTNSIGNKLNITKRLIEAKEFANYLIPTTNIKRVKQFYEQIQMYKKLVFKPVEGRKGKGIYFISKLVNGYEVQKDSTRQTLSKAQLDSFLQQQLTEESFIVQPYIQSTMKNGQVFDFRIHVQKNGEGQWVITTVYPRVAPHGSIIPNINNGGFTNYLEPFLQLEFKEEAFNIKRMLEHFGLSLARHLDEIQMIKFDEVIDEIGIDVGLDENGKLWIYEVNWRPGCPPAFYLELDVVKHTLQYANYLAQHSAEVKAQIEQVKGRALAVKANDRPIIAITGSAGKTTTKAFIASILSKKWTIFESKDYWNTTEHTKKHKELIDDSHKAVVLEYGMAYPGVIKNHCSIIQPNISVVTNIGLAHVGNFDGDIKGVAKAKSELIQGMDQQGYLILNSDDANSKWLLTNQFKGTIKTVGIHQKADYMASHVRYQQEGMAFNMKLRNQEISVYIPILGEHHVYNALCAVAVADQLGFSPEEIKAGLVFKKPPRRLTLYHCRDDILLIDDTVHSHPQGVRAALDVLCEVGKGRKIALIGQMRELGDLREEEYRKLGAYIAAKKIDQLVTYGFRTEEIGDAAQRNGLARANIQHFINKEALHTFLKGLVKKGDTILIKGASKTNMFETVQFLDRQFKA, encoded by the coding sequence GTGACAACAATCGGCATGTTGCATCATCGAAAAAATCCAGATACCGTATTGAAATCTTATGCGTTTGCTGCAGTAGCAAAGGCGGAGGGACTGGATTTTTTTTATTTTACACCAAGAGCGGTCAATTTCACGACGCGAACAATTCAAGCGAAAGTGTTAGAAAATGGGGTTTGGCAAGAAAAGAATGTGTCATTTCCAGATGTCATTTATAACGCGGGTAGTCCAGAAAAATTAGCTATATCTAGGAATATCATCAAGCAATTACGAAGTGAAATTCCATTTACAACGAATTCCATTGGCAACAAATTGAACATTACCAAGCGCTTAATCGAGGCAAAGGAATTTGCAAACTATTTAATTCCAACGACTAATATTAAACGAGTAAAACAATTTTATGAACAAATTCAAATGTATAAAAAATTGGTATTTAAACCCGTTGAAGGACGAAAAGGCAAAGGTATTTATTTTATTTCAAAATTAGTGAATGGCTATGAGGTGCAAAAGGATTCCACTAGGCAAACATTATCAAAAGCGCAGCTCGATTCGTTTTTACAGCAACAATTAACAGAAGAGTCCTTCATCGTACAACCGTATATTCAATCGACGATGAAAAATGGGCAAGTGTTTGATTTTCGAATTCACGTTCAGAAAAATGGGGAGGGTCAGTGGGTCATTACGACGGTTTACCCTCGTGTAGCGCCACATGGTTCGATTATTCCAAATATTAATAATGGGGGCTTTACGAATTATTTGGAGCCTTTTTTGCAGCTGGAATTTAAAGAAGAAGCCTTTAATATAAAGCGAATGTTAGAGCATTTCGGCTTGTCGCTAGCGCGGCATTTAGACGAAATCCAAATGATTAAATTTGATGAAGTCATCGATGAAATCGGGATTGATGTGGGCCTAGATGAAAATGGCAAGCTGTGGATTTATGAAGTGAACTGGCGACCGGGATGTCCACCTGCCTTTTATTTAGAACTTGATGTTGTCAAACATACGCTTCAGTATGCTAATTACCTCGCGCAGCATTCAGCGGAGGTAAAGGCACAAATAGAACAGGTAAAGGGGCGTGCATTAGCCGTGAAAGCGAACGATCGACCAATCATCGCGATTACAGGAAGTGCTGGTAAAACAACGACAAAAGCATTTATTGCCTCGATTTTATCGAAGAAATGGACAATTTTTGAATCGAAGGATTATTGGAATACGACCGAGCACACGAAAAAGCATAAGGAACTTATTGATGATTCGCATAAGGCAGTTGTACTAGAGTATGGCATGGCTTATCCTGGTGTCATCAAAAATCACTGTAGTATCATTCAACCGAATATTAGTGTCGTCACAAACATTGGCTTAGCGCACGTCGGCAATTTTGATGGGGATATTAAGGGAGTGGCAAAAGCAAAATCTGAGCTTATTCAAGGGATGGATCAACAAGGTTACTTAATTTTAAATAGCGATGATGCGAACTCGAAATGGCTACTCACCAATCAATTTAAAGGAACAATTAAAACAGTCGGTATTCACCAAAAGGCGGATTATATGGCTAGCCATGTCAGGTATCAACAGGAGGGCATGGCGTTTAACATGAAACTACGAAATCAAGAAATCTCGGTGTACATTCCGATTTTAGGTGAGCATCATGTCTATAATGCGCTTTGTGCGGTTGCTGTAGCCGATCAATTAGGCTTTTCTCCGGAGGAAATTAAAGCGGGGTTAGTGTTTAAAAAACCACCACGCCGGTTAACCCTCTATCATTGTCGAGATGATATTTTACTCATTGATGATACGGTGCATTCTCATCCACAAGGTGTTCGCGCTGCACTTGATGTGCTCTGTGAGGTTGGGAAGGGGCGAAAAATCGCACTTATTGGGCAGATGCGTGAGCTTGGAGATTTACGGGAGGAAGAATATCGCAAACTGGGTGCTTATATCGCTGCGAAAAAAATCGACCAATTAGTTACTTACGGTTTTCGAACAGAGGAAATTGGAGATGCTGCACAGCGAAATGGGTTAGCACGAGCGAACATTCAGCATTTTATTAATAAAGAGGCGTTGCATACATTTTTAAAAGGGCTTGTGAAAAAAGGGGATACGATTTTAATAAAGGGTGCGAGTAAAACAAATATGTTTGAGACCGTGCAATTTTTAGATCGCCAATTTAAAGCATAA
- a CDS encoding ATP-grasp domain-containing protein — MNELKTIIFIGTNKSGSSREATKAAEKLGYFTVLFTSNERQFEQRTEYEEIHKMTILDTTNIEQMKSEITKLQELGFDIKLIVSFVDPYVHVAALLCEQFCQNLTSTRAIEIMEDKEQTRTFLLNKSYSPQFTVLGPAEQLTGKVTFPLIIKSPKSTGSKDVLFASDNKELHKHLTTLRNKYPTEPIITEEYLKGEQYLVEVIVHNHQPQIIAVIRQDITKGKRFIITGYQLFSTVPPKLLESLNTLCQSLVETFELKTGAFHIELRLTNSGWKLIEINPRISGGAMNKMIEAAFGFNLVEQTLKLYLGDEPDFTPKHNDYVYTKHLIVHHKGILEKVTGKQRALKCPGIYDVYVKPKKGTILIPPLSMGHRYAYIIAQGATLKEAVARANRAASEIRFHMRRL; from the coding sequence GTGAATGAATTGAAAACCATTATATTTATTGGAACAAATAAGTCCGGATCAAGTAGAGAGGCGACGAAAGCAGCTGAAAAATTAGGCTATTTTACCGTTCTCTTCACAAGTAATGAACGGCAATTTGAACAGCGAACAGAATACGAGGAGATTCATAAAATGACCATACTGGATACAACCAATATAGAGCAAATGAAATCGGAAATTACAAAGCTTCAAGAATTAGGCTTTGATATTAAACTGATTGTTAGTTTTGTTGATCCATATGTGCATGTTGCAGCGTTACTATGCGAACAATTTTGCCAAAATCTCACCTCCACAAGGGCCATCGAAATCATGGAAGATAAGGAACAAACACGAACATTTTTGTTAAACAAATCCTATTCTCCACAATTTACCGTCCTCGGACCAGCTGAACAACTAACAGGCAAAGTGACCTTTCCACTCATTATCAAATCTCCCAAATCAACGGGATCCAAGGATGTCTTGTTTGCCTCGGACAACAAAGAATTACACAAGCATCTCACAACACTTCGCAACAAATATCCAACTGAACCCATCATTACGGAGGAATATTTAAAGGGAGAGCAATATTTAGTCGAAGTAATTGTACACAACCATCAGCCTCAGATTATCGCTGTCATCAGGCAAGATATTACAAAGGGGAAACGATTCATTATTACAGGCTACCAACTATTTTCAACGGTACCTCCTAAGTTGTTAGAAAGTCTTAACACACTTTGTCAATCACTCGTCGAAACCTTTGAACTGAAAACAGGGGCATTTCATATTGAATTGCGTCTAACGAATAGCGGTTGGAAACTGATTGAAATTAACCCACGTATTTCAGGTGGCGCAATGAACAAGATGATTGAAGCGGCATTTGGGTTTAACTTAGTCGAACAAACATTAAAACTTTACCTCGGAGATGAACCGGATTTTACACCAAAGCATAATGATTACGTCTATACAAAACATTTAATCGTCCATCACAAAGGTATTTTAGAAAAGGTAACCGGCAAGCAACGCGCGTTAAAATGCCCTGGTATTTATGATGTGTATGTGAAGCCCAAAAAAGGAACGATACTCATTCCCCCATTATCGATGGGCCACCGCTATGCGTATATCATCGCGCAAGGGGCAACATTAAAAGAAGCGGTTGCACGAGCAAACCGTGCAGCAAGTGAAATTAGATTTCATATGCGCAGGCTGTAA
- a CDS encoding CotY/CotZ family spore coat protein has protein sequence MKDENMRNGLYDALFDLKHLQDLLANSWSKYYGHLFLKIVGSDTIPFYFMTKECKPFTVINPKTHTETSYFRIEAIEKSHVTLTLLRAFDLDDKDTNIMQDVMRLEKTEAKLTIDMRSMLAVQLLEPALLGGKFYIESKW, from the coding sequence GTGAAGGATGAAAACATGCGCAATGGGCTGTATGACGCACTTTTTGATTTGAAACACTTGCAAGACTTACTTGCCAACTCTTGGTCAAAGTATTACGGTCATCTATTTTTGAAAATAGTCGGAAGTGATACGATCCCATTTTATTTCATGACAAAAGAATGCAAACCATTTACCGTCATTAATCCAAAAACACATACCGAAACAAGTTATTTCCGAATCGAAGCAATTGAAAAATCACACGTCACGCTAACGCTATTACGCGCATTTGATTTAGATGATAAAGATACAAATATCATGCAAGATGTGATGCGCTTAGAGAAAACAGAAGCAAAATTGACAATAGATATGCGTTCGATGTTAGCTGTCCAACTGTTAGAACCAGCATTGTTAGGCGGAAAATTTTATATCGAGTCAAAATGGTAA
- a CDS encoding ECF transporter S component produces MENIVTSVNSKNKTFQIILSAMLISLVFVSTLFLNIRLPIAANGGLVHLGSAMLFIISIIFGPKKGAIAGAFGMGLFDLVSGWTLWAPFTFIARGLQGYVIGKIAWSFHRQGNYVLLNNFAIIISIPVMLTGYYICEAILFQSWIIPFASIPGNLVQNTVGLLIAIPVCIMLKKLPLFK; encoded by the coding sequence ATGGAAAATATAGTTACTTCGGTAAATTCTAAGAACAAAACATTTCAGATCATTTTATCAGCTATGCTTATTTCACTTGTTTTTGTTTCGACATTATTTTTAAACATTCGATTACCTATTGCCGCAAATGGTGGCTTAGTACATTTAGGCTCAGCAATGCTTTTTATCATTTCGATTATTTTTGGGCCAAAAAAAGGAGCGATTGCAGGGGCATTCGGGATGGGGCTATTTGATTTGGTGTCAGGCTGGACGCTTTGGGCACCATTTACATTTATCGCCCGGGGATTACAGGGCTATGTGATTGGGAAAATTGCTTGGTCATTTCATCGTCAAGGAAATTATGTTCTACTAAATAATTTTGCAATTATTATTTCGATTCCGGTTATGCTAACGGGCTATTATATTTGTGAGGCCATTCTTTTCCAAAGTTGGATCATCCCATTTGCATCGATTCCAGGTAATTTAGTTCAAAATACGGTTGGGCTTTTGATTGCCATTCCGGTTTGCATTATGTTGAAGAAGCTACCTCTTTTCAAGTAA